The Candidatus Mycolicibacterium alkanivorans genome contains a region encoding:
- a CDS encoding carbohydrate ABC transporter permease, which yields MSPRRATTWVVIDFLVVIYALFPVLWILSLSLKPTSTVKDGKLIPAQITFDNYQGVFTGDVFSSALINSIGIGLITTVIAVVIGGMAAYAVARLEFAGKKALIGAALLIAMFPQISLVTPLFNIERRLGLFDTWPGLIIPYITFALPLAIYTLSAFFREIPWDLEKAAKMDGATPAQAFRRVIAPLATPGIVTAAILVFIFAWNDLLLALSLTATKAAITAPVAIANFTGSSQFEEPTGSIAAGAMVITIPIIVFVLVFQRRIVAGLTSGAVKG from the coding sequence ATCAGCCCGCGGCGGGCCACCACGTGGGTCGTCATCGACTTCCTGGTAGTCATCTACGCCCTGTTTCCTGTGCTGTGGATCCTGAGCCTGTCGCTCAAACCCACCTCAACGGTCAAAGACGGCAAGCTGATTCCCGCCCAGATCACCTTCGACAACTACCAGGGGGTCTTCACCGGTGACGTGTTCAGCTCGGCGCTGATCAACTCCATCGGGATCGGGCTGATCACCACCGTCATCGCGGTCGTGATCGGCGGGATGGCCGCCTACGCGGTGGCCCGGCTGGAATTCGCCGGCAAGAAGGCGCTCATCGGCGCCGCACTGTTGATTGCGATGTTCCCCCAGATCTCTTTGGTGACACCGCTGTTCAACATCGAACGCCGGCTCGGGCTGTTCGACACCTGGCCGGGCCTGATCATCCCGTACATCACCTTCGCGCTACCGCTGGCCATCTACACGCTGTCGGCGTTCTTCCGGGAGATCCCCTGGGATCTGGAGAAGGCCGCCAAGATGGACGGCGCCACACCGGCGCAGGCGTTCCGCCGGGTGATCGCGCCGCTGGCCACCCCGGGCATCGTCACCGCCGCCATCCTGGTGTTCATCTTCGCCTGGAACGACTTGCTGCTTGCGCTGTCGCTGACCGCCACCAAGGCGGCGATCACCGCACCGGTGGCCATCGCGAACTTCACCGGCAGTTCGCAGTTCGAGGAGCCGACCGGCTCGATCGCGGCCGGCGCGATGGTGATCACCATCCCGATCATCGTGTTTGTTCTCGTCTTCCAACGACGGATCGTCGCCGGGCTGACCTCCGGTGCGGTGAAGGGTTAG
- a CDS encoding ABC transporter ATP-binding protein: MAEIVLEHVTKSYPDGSVAVKDLSLTIADGEFVILVGPSGCGKSTTLNMIAGLEDITSGELRIGGERVNEKAPRDRDIAMVFQSYALYPHMTVRQNIAFPLTLTKMKKAEIARKVEETAKILDLSDFLDRKPSQLSGGQRQRVAMGRAIVRNPKAFLMDEPLSNLDAKLRVQMRGEIARLQNRLGTTTVYVTHDQTEAMTLGDRVVVLRAGEAQQIGTPEELYGKPANLFVAGFIGSPAMNFFPATLTDVGLTLPFGEVTLPPDVFDLVHRHPAPANIIAGVRPEHIEDASLIDAYERIRALTFEIKIDLVESLGADKYVYFATSGAGARSAQLSELAAGSGAGENEFVARLSAESKAAKGQAIELALDTTKLHIFDADSGVNLTVPPVA, encoded by the coding sequence ATGGCCGAGATCGTCTTGGAGCACGTGACCAAGAGTTACCCCGACGGTTCAGTCGCCGTGAAGGACCTGAGCCTGACGATCGCCGACGGTGAGTTCGTTATCCTGGTCGGCCCGTCCGGATGCGGAAAATCCACCACGCTCAACATGATTGCCGGGCTGGAGGACATCACCTCCGGGGAGTTGCGCATCGGCGGTGAGCGGGTCAATGAGAAGGCGCCCCGCGACCGCGACATCGCGATGGTGTTCCAGTCCTACGCGCTCTACCCGCACATGACGGTGCGCCAGAACATCGCCTTCCCGCTGACGCTGACCAAGATGAAGAAGGCCGAGATCGCGCGGAAGGTCGAGGAGACCGCGAAAATCCTTGACTTGAGCGACTTTCTGGACCGCAAGCCCTCACAGCTCTCCGGTGGGCAGCGCCAGCGGGTGGCGATGGGACGTGCGATCGTCCGCAATCCCAAGGCCTTCCTGATGGACGAGCCGCTGTCCAACCTCGACGCCAAGCTGCGGGTGCAGATGCGCGGCGAGATCGCCCGGCTGCAGAACCGGCTGGGCACCACCACCGTCTATGTCACCCACGACCAGACCGAGGCCATGACGCTCGGCGACCGCGTCGTCGTGCTGCGCGCGGGGGAGGCCCAGCAGATCGGCACTCCCGAAGAGCTCTACGGGAAGCCGGCCAACCTGTTCGTGGCCGGGTTCATCGGCTCACCGGCGATGAACTTCTTCCCGGCGACGCTCACCGACGTCGGCCTGACCCTGCCGTTCGGCGAGGTGACCCTTCCGCCGGACGTCTTCGACCTGGTACACCGGCATCCGGCACCTGCCAACATCATTGCCGGGGTGCGCCCCGAGCACATCGAGGATGCCTCGCTCATCGACGCCTACGAGCGCATCCGCGCACTGACGTTCGAGATCAAGATCGACCTCGTGGAATCGCTGGGTGCCGACAAGTACGTCTACTTCGCCACCTCGGGCGCGGGCGCGCGGTCGGCTCAGCTGTCCGAACTCGCCGCGGGGTCGGGGGCCGGTGAAAACGAGTTCGTCGCAAGGCTTTCCGCGGAGTCGAAGGCGGCCAAGGGGCAGGCCATCGAGTTGGCGCTCGACACAACCAAACTGCACATCTTCGATGCCGACAGCGGGGTGAACCTCACCGTCCCG